The Lytechinus pictus isolate F3 Inbred chromosome 10, Lp3.0, whole genome shotgun sequence genome includes a window with the following:
- the LOC129269942 gene encoding G-protein coupled receptor 54-like, protein MESISTTDSSTCGVDLSVSDCQVIATFDTVLSPILLGLIVVGVLANSLMLYVIIAHRDMHTFPNLFVANLCTTHFIYLTILAITDVVYYLKLAMGVQTASLISSSAYLYISLVITNNTCAMLTALSIERYIKIIVDPKKSAKFQKTRVAVISCIAVWIVSLIICAPVFYGNYSDAASAYSDPQYRVAVIISFVCSYIAPLLIITVIYFLIRHKLRKRRFESMKIKASSMDSTTTSKAEDDHNHELKILKTIVFIVIIFTFNFGCLYITSIVLMVLPLDKLTEEIASQVSETIAIMTASLHPIVYGMTHPSFNPHVKRLILCREEWCLRCRRGECACSRCCRGGRPTSLRSVMRKGSTLDGTINANDEFVLVERFEAEQSRQRQDNI, encoded by the exons ATGGAATCCATTTCGACAACCGATTCGTCGACGTGCGGAGTAGATCTGTCCGTGTCCGACTGCCAGGTCATCGCAACGTTCGACACCGTCCTCTCTCCCATTCTTCTCGGCCTCATCGTCGTCGGCGTCCTAGCCAACTCTCTGATGCTCTACGTGATCATCGCCCACCGTGATATGCATACTTTCCCGAACCTATTCGTAGCAAACCTCTGTACGACACACTTTATCTATCTCACCATCTTGGCAATCACCGATGTCGTATATTATCTTAAGTTAGCGATGGGAGTTCAAACGGCCAGTCTCATATCATCATCGGCTTACCTTTATATTTCTTTG GTAATCACGAACAATACTTGTGCAATGCTTACAGCCTTGTCGATAGAGAGATACATTAAGATTATTGTCGACCCAAAGAAATCCGCCAAGTTCCAGAAAACGAGGGTCGCTGTTATATCGTGCATCGCCGTCTGGATAG TTTCGCTGATCATCTGCGCCCCCGTCTTCTATGGCAACTACTCTGACGCAGCGAGCGCGTACTCTGATCCGCAGTACCGCGTCGCTGTCATCATCTCCTTCGTCTGCTCTTACATCGCCCCTctcctcatcatcaccgtcatctaCTTCCTAATCAGGCACAAACTCCGGAAACGCAGATTCGAGTCCATGAAGATCAAGGCATCGTCGATGGATTCGACCACGACCTCGAAGGCCGAGGATGACCACAACCATGAGTTGAAAATCTTGAAGACAATCgtcttcatcgtcatcatcttcacaTTCAACTTCGGATGTCTTTACATTACAAGTATTGTGCTCATGGTTCTACCTCTTGACAAG ctAACAGAGGAGATCGCTTCCCAGGTGAGTGAGACGATAGCTATCATGACAGCCAGCCTCCACCCGATCGTTTACGGGATGACACACCCGAGCTTCAACCCCCATGTCAAACGACTCATCCTCTGTCGCGAAGAATGGTGTCTACGCTGTCGAAGAGGCGAATGTGCCTGCAGTCGATGTTGTCGTGGTGGTCGGCCAACATCGCTCCGTAGCGTCATGAGGAAAGGAAGTACGCTGGACGGTACCATCAATGCTAATGACGAGTTTGTGCTCGTCGAGCGGTTCGAGGCTGAGCAATCACGTCAGCGGCAGGATAATATATGa